A single genomic interval of Cucumis sativus cultivar 9930 chromosome 7, Cucumber_9930_V3, whole genome shotgun sequence harbors:
- the LOC101211395 gene encoding uncharacterized protein LOC101211395 isoform X1 translates to MVSSKDGDVSCSPSWSPSVNWTVTSGCLENTVAYESFYSPINDDETVESDPKPPLILRCPSSESGPCEITLHFAEKHEIQQVYVRSTARVYEMYHVTNSQDENEYFCTVRCGAALRDEEVLHTDGIESVSAHLHGSNGVVAEANSQRESNLNTNEDEWVEVKAPDGPTLVHKSDSSTSESVANSVMIRQDFYEATAEITNANPCTSLTIRLLSLQNKSLVYVDEIYVFANPVDLEEEGPPENSAQNSQSSLMSMLVPTLLQLSKTTGSSKNNDGRNSNPEGVHLLPKIGPEPLNSTNSVTGLQQQEEKESERSVRQPEVHLQVPVKDKMHNENEPLHRIENILGQLVSRMDRIENCFLRFEENMLKPINSIDGRLKQVEQQLELLTKESHGSEWPSCYRMSAPSFSANGSSSNSFYNSGNDHPSCGPIEPDRKEIHSVSSPIPLDIPNSVDSSLLRPSLVVTAPEFSNIDDGDQESDVATAPEFSNGNDEDQENQIREVPVDVCKPKPSIDDALASALAQFTLSSSSISTPEHSETVAVKPPDLPNEDGNNHKKSLSSNLSTSEIDHTSCSHEIDDIQCTKNLASASLSSANGWNLSPRHNCFAKIGDGDGEQVLEGPECMYEKVSSEVETALDEQSVQGMEALGNVEVVDETIEDFDSETSIPIHPFPHHTGNDSDKTNVDSNADANTIEVTKGSRDIDIVHDVLGFSRDMSIVNFEIPILDVSFTSNADSSSHNNLKELLGNTTELSNGASCPKESDDVTSFGEQGELILVEEEGQENACSTKSELILVEEEGQENASSTNGPISVDMNYYTIMSDPVITADGVNLKDYYNKTVIWNLI, encoded by the exons ATGGTTTCATCAAAGGACGGCGACGTTAGTTGCAGTCCTTCATGGAGCCCCTCCGTGAATTGGACGGTCACTAGTGGCTGTTTGGAGAATACAGTTGCTTACGAATCCTTCTATTCTCCGATCAACGACGATGAGACGGTCGAATCCGATCCCAAGCCACCTCTTATTCTGCGCTGCCCCTCATCAGAGTCTGGTCCCTGCGAGATCACTC TTCATTTTGCGGAAAAACACGAAATCCAACAGGTTTATGTTAGAAGCACCGCCCGAGTCTATGAGATGTATCACGTTACTAACTCTCAAGATGAAAATGAGTATTTTTGTACTGTTCGTTGTGGTGCTGCTTTGAGAGACGAAGAAGTGCTTCACACAGATGGAATTGAAAGTGTGTCTGCACATCTACATGGGTCTAATGGTGTCGTGGCTGAGGCAAATTCACAACGTGAGAGTAATTTGAACACGAATGAAGATGAATGGGTTGAAGTTAAAGCTCCTGATGGCCCGACCCTTGTTCATAAAAGTGACTCTTCTACATCCGAATCTGTTGCAAATTCAGTGATGATTAGGCAG GACTTTTACGAGGCTACGGCAGAAATAACGAATGCAAATCCTTGCACATCTCTTACAATCCGTCTGCTTTCACTTCAGAATAAAAGTCTTGTATATGTAGATGAAATTTATGTGTTTGCCAATCCTGTTGATTTAGAAGAAGAGGGCCCGCCCGAGAATTCGGCTCAAAATTCTCAAAGTTCTTTGATGTCCATGCTTGTACCAACCCTTCTGCAGTTATCTAAAACTACTGGCAGTAGTAAGAACAATGATGGCCGTAATTCTAATCCAGAGGGAGTCCATTTATTACCCAAAATTGGGCCAGAGCCTCTTAATTCAACCAATAGTGTAACTGGACTTCAGCagcaagaagaaaaagagtcTGAAAGATCCGTACGTCAGCCTGAGGTGCATTTACAAGTTCCTGTTAAAGATAAAATGCATAATGAAAACGAACCTCTACATCGTATTGAAAACATTTTGGGCCAGCTTGTTTCTCGAATGGACAGAATAGAGAATTGCTTTCTAaggtttgaagaaaatatgctAAAACCCATTAACAGCATTGACGGGAGGCTAAAGCAGGTTGAGCAGCAACTTGAACTTTTAACTAAGGAGTCACATGGTTCAGAATGGCCATCTTGTTACAGAATGTCTGCTCCAAGCTTTTCTGCTAACGGATCAAGTTCTAACTCCTTCTATAACAGTGGGAACGATCATCCAAGTTGTGGACCAATTGAGCCAGATCGAAAGGAAATACATTCAGTTTCATCACCTATTCCACTTGATATACCCAACTCAGTGGATTCTTCACTGTTGCGTCCAAGTCTTGTGGTAACTGCTCCTGAGTTTTCAAACATTGATGATGGTGATCAGGAGAGCGATGTGGCTACTGCTCCTGAATTTTCAAATGGTAATGACGAAGaccaagaaaatcaaattcgGGAAGTTCCAGTGGATGTGTGTAAACCAAAGCCATCCATTGATGATGCATTGGCATCTGCTCTCGCTCAGTTCACattatcatcatcttcaatCAGCACTCCAGAACATTCAGAAACTGTAGCGGTTAAGCCTCCAGACCTTCCAAATGAGGATGGAAACAATCACAAGAAATCCTTATCAAGTAATCTGTCTACAAGTGAAATAGACCATACAAGCTGTTCCCATGAAATTGATGACATACAATGCACAAAAAATTTGGCTTCGGCTTCTCTATCTTCTGCCAATGGCTGGAACTTGAGTCCTCGGCACAATTGCTTTGCCAAAATTGGTGATGGAGATGGTGAACAAGTTCTTGAAGGCCCGGAATGCATGTACGAGAAAGTTAGTAGCGAAGTCGAAACTGCTTTGGATGAACAAAGTGTGCAAGGAATGGAGGCACTTGGAAATGTGGAAGTCGTTGATGAAACAATTGAAGATTTTGATTCAGAGACGAGTATTCCTATCCACCCTTTTCCCCATCATACTGGCAACGATTCAGATAAAACTAATGTCGATTCAAATGCTGATGCCAATACCATCGAAGTTACAAAAGGAAGTCGTGACATAGACATAGTCCACGACGTTCTCGGATTTTCGCGTGACATGTCCATTGTGAATTTTGAGATTCCAATCCTGGATGTAAGCTTCACCTCCAATGCTGATTCGTCTTCCCACAACAACCTCAAAGAACTTCTTGGGAACACGACGGAATTGAGTAATGGAGCGTCTTGTCCCAAAGAAAGTGATGATGTTACTTCCTTTGGCGAGCAAGGTGAGCTCATTTTGGTTGAGGAAGAGGGGCAGGAGAATGCTTGCTCAACAAAAAGTGAGCTCATTTTGGTCGAGGAAGAGGGGCAGGAGAATGCTTCCTCAACAAATGGCCCCATATCGGTTGATATGAACTATTACACCATCATGAGTGATCCTGTAATTACTGCTGATGGCGTAAATCTGAAGGATTACTATAACAAGACAGTCATCTGGAATCTTATATGA
- the LOC101211395 gene encoding uncharacterized protein LOC101211395 isoform X2, with the protein MYHVTNSQDENEYFCTVRCGAALRDEEVLHTDGIESVSAHLHGSNGVVAEANSQRESNLNTNEDEWVEVKAPDGPTLVHKSDSSTSESVANSVMIRQDFYEATAEITNANPCTSLTIRLLSLQNKSLVYVDEIYVFANPVDLEEEGPPENSAQNSQSSLMSMLVPTLLQLSKTTGSSKNNDGRNSNPEGVHLLPKIGPEPLNSTNSVTGLQQQEEKESERSVRQPEVHLQVPVKDKMHNENEPLHRIENILGQLVSRMDRIENCFLRFEENMLKPINSIDGRLKQVEQQLELLTKESHGSEWPSCYRMSAPSFSANGSSSNSFYNSGNDHPSCGPIEPDRKEIHSVSSPIPLDIPNSVDSSLLRPSLVVTAPEFSNIDDGDQESDVATAPEFSNGNDEDQENQIREVPVDVCKPKPSIDDALASALAQFTLSSSSISTPEHSETVAVKPPDLPNEDGNNHKKSLSSNLSTSEIDHTSCSHEIDDIQCTKNLASASLSSANGWNLSPRHNCFAKIGDGDGEQVLEGPECMYEKVSSEVETALDEQSVQGMEALGNVEVVDETIEDFDSETSIPIHPFPHHTGNDSDKTNVDSNADANTIEVTKGSRDIDIVHDVLGFSRDMSIVNFEIPILDVSFTSNADSSSHNNLKELLGNTTELSNGASCPKESDDVTSFGEQGELILVEEEGQENACSTKSELILVEEEGQENASSTNGPISVDMNYYTIMSDPVITADGVNLKDYYNKTVIWNLI; encoded by the exons ATGTATCACGTTACTAACTCTCAAGATGAAAATGAGTATTTTTGTACTGTTCGTTGTGGTGCTGCTTTGAGAGACGAAGAAGTGCTTCACACAGATGGAATTGAAAGTGTGTCTGCACATCTACATGGGTCTAATGGTGTCGTGGCTGAGGCAAATTCACAACGTGAGAGTAATTTGAACACGAATGAAGATGAATGGGTTGAAGTTAAAGCTCCTGATGGCCCGACCCTTGTTCATAAAAGTGACTCTTCTACATCCGAATCTGTTGCAAATTCAGTGATGATTAGGCAG GACTTTTACGAGGCTACGGCAGAAATAACGAATGCAAATCCTTGCACATCTCTTACAATCCGTCTGCTTTCACTTCAGAATAAAAGTCTTGTATATGTAGATGAAATTTATGTGTTTGCCAATCCTGTTGATTTAGAAGAAGAGGGCCCGCCCGAGAATTCGGCTCAAAATTCTCAAAGTTCTTTGATGTCCATGCTTGTACCAACCCTTCTGCAGTTATCTAAAACTACTGGCAGTAGTAAGAACAATGATGGCCGTAATTCTAATCCAGAGGGAGTCCATTTATTACCCAAAATTGGGCCAGAGCCTCTTAATTCAACCAATAGTGTAACTGGACTTCAGCagcaagaagaaaaagagtcTGAAAGATCCGTACGTCAGCCTGAGGTGCATTTACAAGTTCCTGTTAAAGATAAAATGCATAATGAAAACGAACCTCTACATCGTATTGAAAACATTTTGGGCCAGCTTGTTTCTCGAATGGACAGAATAGAGAATTGCTTTCTAaggtttgaagaaaatatgctAAAACCCATTAACAGCATTGACGGGAGGCTAAAGCAGGTTGAGCAGCAACTTGAACTTTTAACTAAGGAGTCACATGGTTCAGAATGGCCATCTTGTTACAGAATGTCTGCTCCAAGCTTTTCTGCTAACGGATCAAGTTCTAACTCCTTCTATAACAGTGGGAACGATCATCCAAGTTGTGGACCAATTGAGCCAGATCGAAAGGAAATACATTCAGTTTCATCACCTATTCCACTTGATATACCCAACTCAGTGGATTCTTCACTGTTGCGTCCAAGTCTTGTGGTAACTGCTCCTGAGTTTTCAAACATTGATGATGGTGATCAGGAGAGCGATGTGGCTACTGCTCCTGAATTTTCAAATGGTAATGACGAAGaccaagaaaatcaaattcgGGAAGTTCCAGTGGATGTGTGTAAACCAAAGCCATCCATTGATGATGCATTGGCATCTGCTCTCGCTCAGTTCACattatcatcatcttcaatCAGCACTCCAGAACATTCAGAAACTGTAGCGGTTAAGCCTCCAGACCTTCCAAATGAGGATGGAAACAATCACAAGAAATCCTTATCAAGTAATCTGTCTACAAGTGAAATAGACCATACAAGCTGTTCCCATGAAATTGATGACATACAATGCACAAAAAATTTGGCTTCGGCTTCTCTATCTTCTGCCAATGGCTGGAACTTGAGTCCTCGGCACAATTGCTTTGCCAAAATTGGTGATGGAGATGGTGAACAAGTTCTTGAAGGCCCGGAATGCATGTACGAGAAAGTTAGTAGCGAAGTCGAAACTGCTTTGGATGAACAAAGTGTGCAAGGAATGGAGGCACTTGGAAATGTGGAAGTCGTTGATGAAACAATTGAAGATTTTGATTCAGAGACGAGTATTCCTATCCACCCTTTTCCCCATCATACTGGCAACGATTCAGATAAAACTAATGTCGATTCAAATGCTGATGCCAATACCATCGAAGTTACAAAAGGAAGTCGTGACATAGACATAGTCCACGACGTTCTCGGATTTTCGCGTGACATGTCCATTGTGAATTTTGAGATTCCAATCCTGGATGTAAGCTTCACCTCCAATGCTGATTCGTCTTCCCACAACAACCTCAAAGAACTTCTTGGGAACACGACGGAATTGAGTAATGGAGCGTCTTGTCCCAAAGAAAGTGATGATGTTACTTCCTTTGGCGAGCAAGGTGAGCTCATTTTGGTTGAGGAAGAGGGGCAGGAGAATGCTTGCTCAACAAAAAGTGAGCTCATTTTGGTCGAGGAAGAGGGGCAGGAGAATGCTTCCTCAACAAATGGCCCCATATCGGTTGATATGAACTATTACACCATCATGAGTGATCCTGTAATTACTGCTGATGGCGTAAATCTGAAGGATTACTATAACAAGACAGTCATCTGGAATCTTATATGA